The genomic segment TGAATGTTCTGCGCCTCCTGGAGCAGCACCCCCCAGCTTAGCGCCGGCGGGCGGAGTCCGAGGCCAAGGAAGCTCAGCGCCGTCTCGCTGATGATCATGAACGGAATCGCCAGTGTCGTTGCTGCGATCAGGTGGCTCGTGAAGTTCGGCACCATGTGCTTGAAGATTATTCGCCTGTCCTTGGAACCGGAAAGCCGAGCCGCGGTGATGTAGTCCTCCTCGCGGAGAGAAAGGAACCGCCCTCGCACGACGCGCCCCAGCTCGGTCCACAGGAAGAGCGAGATTATTATGGTGATCGCTAAGTAGATACGGTGCACGCTCCAGTCCCTCGGCACCGCCGCTGCCAGCGCAATCCACAGCGGTATTGTGGGCACGGAGCGCGTCACCTCGATGAGGCGCTGGATGATCGTATCCGGGATGCCGCCGTAGTATCCGGAAATACTGCCGAGCACAACACCCAGCACCAGGCTGGCCGCAACGCCGGCAAGTCCGATGGTCAGCGACACACGCGTCCCGTGCACTATGCGCGAGAGCTGGTCGCGGCCGAACAAGTCCGTCCCCAGCAGATACGGTGAAGTCCGGTCAGGATCGCCCACGACGCCGATAAGGTGACGGTCCGTCTTGATCAGGCCGAGAAGTTTGTATTCGTAGCCCCTTGCGAACGGACGGACAGGGAGCTTCTTGCTTTCGTCGTATGTAAACACGCGGGCGAAGGTCTCAGGGTCCCTTCGGCCCGTGACACTGATCACATGCGGATTGAAGCCGTTGTCGAACCAGCGAATGGTCTGCGGCGGCATGTACGCGATCGAGGCTTGCGATTGCCTGGGGTTAGCGCTCGAAAGGAAGTCCGCGAATATTGCTATCAGGTAAAAGCCGAGAATGACGAAGGCCGAAATCAGCGCTAGTTTGTGGCGGCGGAACTTCCACCACATGAGCTTCCACTGGCTGGCTAGCGAGACCTTCTCTTCCTGCTTGAGGTTCTCCGCCGTACGCTGGTCCGCAGCTTCCGCTGCGCCTGGTACAGCTTTGGGTAGCTCTTGCTCGTGTTCCTTGACCATAGTTTATTTCACCAGCCTTATTCGAGGGTCCAGGAGCACCAGCAGCACGTCGGAGATAAACGTGCCTATGACTGTGAGGGTGCCCAGGAGGAGCACGATGGTGCTTGCCATGAACATGTCCTCCGTGCGGAGCGCCCGCAGGAGCAGCGGCCCAACGGTGGGGAGGCTGAGCACCACGGAAACGATGACGCTGCCCGAAAGCAGGAACGGCAGAACGTAACCGACCGTGCTGACGACAGGGTTGAGTGCGACACGCACCGGGTACTTGAGAATGAGCTTGATCTCGGACATCCCCTTCGCGCGCGCGGTCAAGACGTACGGCTTGCGCAGCTCATCCAGCAAATTGGCGCGCATGATGCGTATCAGGCCAGCCGTGCCGGACGTGCCGAGCACTATTGCAGGAATCCACATGTGAGACAGAAGGTCCACAACGCGCCCCATGCTCCAGGGCGCATTGATGTAATGGGCGGAGAAAAGCCCGCCCACGCTCATGTCGAAGTAGAAGTAGCCGATCCAGAGCAGCGCCAGCGCCAGCAAGAAGTCCGGCACAGCCAGCCCAAAGAAACCGACAAATGTCGCGACATAGTCGCCGATAGAGTGCTGGCGAACTGCGGAGTAGATTCCGATTGGAACTGCCAGGGACCAGGTTAAAAGCACGGTGGCAAAGGCAAGAATCGTCGTGAGCAGCATGTGCTCTCTGACGATCTCCATCACGGGGCGCTTGTATTCTAGGGAGATGCCGAAATGGCCCTGCAGCACGAGCCAGAGCCACTTGAAATACTGGATGAACACCGGCTGGTCAAGCCCGTATTGCGCTCGAAGCGATTCTGCAATGTTTTGCGCCGCCTCGCTGTTGGCTACATCCGGCCCAATCACGAGGAGAATATATTGGGATACGAAGTCTCCGGGTGGGAGCTGAACAACGAGGAACGCAAGTATTGAAATCGTGAATATCGTGAATACAGCGTAGATGGCCCGCCGTATAAGAAACTCAATCATGCTTTGGCCTCCTGTTCGTCAGACGGTAGCCTGCGCCGTCGCATCAAACAGCGCACCCGGTTTGCCGGACCGGGTGCGCATATTCACTAACTGCCAGCGTTGCGGCAGGCCGTCACCATTGGTGACACCCCAGCCACTTACTGGCCGGCATCGTTCTTGCCGCCCTCGAAGAAGAACTGTACCGTCCTTCCGATTCCTTCATTCTGGAGCAGCGAGACG from the SAR202 cluster bacterium genome contains:
- a CDS encoding ABC transporter permease, with product MIEFLIRRAIYAVFTIFTISILAFLVVQLPPGDFVSQYILLVIGPDVANSEAAQNIAESLRAQYGLDQPVFIQYFKWLWLVLQGHFGISLEYKRPVMEIVREHMLLTTILAFATVLLTWSLAVPIGIYSAVRQHSIGDYVATFVGFFGLAVPDFLLALALLWIGYFYFDMSVGGLFSAHYINAPWSMGRVVDLLSHMWIPAIVLGTSGTAGLIRIMRANLLDELRKPYVLTARAKGMSEIKLILKYPVRVALNPVVSTVGYVLPFLLSGSVIVSVVLSLPTVGPLLLRALRTEDMFMASTIVLLLGTLTVIGTFISDVLLVLLDPRIRLVK
- a CDS encoding ABC transporter permease, whose protein sequence is MVKEHEQELPKAVPGAAEAADQRTAENLKQEEKVSLASQWKLMWWKFRRHKLALISAFVILGFYLIAIFADFLSSANPRQSQASIAYMPPQTIRWFDNGFNPHVISVTGRRDPETFARVFTYDESKKLPVRPFARGYEYKLLGLIKTDRHLIGVVGDPDRTSPYLLGTDLFGRDQLSRIVHGTRVSLTIGLAGVAASLVLGVVLGSISGYYGGIPDTIIQRLIEVTRSVPTIPLWIALAAAVPRDWSVHRIYLAITIIISLFLWTELGRVVRGRFLSLREEDYITAARLSGSKDRRIIFKHMVPNFTSHLIAATTLAIPFMIISETALSFLGLGLRPPALSWGVLLQEAQNIQTVALYPWLTFPAIPVTLAVLAFNFVGDGLRDAADPYK